One window of Myxococcus xanthus genomic DNA carries:
- a CDS encoding head morphogenesis protein, producing the protein MCTAPADSLLLMHEARAVADALLGDVLRLPVAKALDVGTAAGMDRAVALLAARLRRAVGRADVDAMREAVAVLDVDWRTTTAAQRRRLVAQALEAAGRQTAVIPARIQAPLGDAAEEVVASTRSHARREQGLALAARFNAVDRRVAQHIVRTQGNFVRDEYGRRLDAFGEEVRRLVAEGLEAGLGRSDIAESLERAARGALIERAPFYWEVVASHFIGQGRSFAQVSSYAEAGIRRYRIEAVLDEATTQVCRFLHGRTFAVADALQRFERVESLERPEDVKQELPWVRERLDADTGRALLYVNRGGQETRLAEVLRSAASTRDDVGEFRALASDRQLADAGVGFPPFHGLCRTTTLAVT; encoded by the coding sequence GTGTGCACGGCCCCCGCTGACAGCCTCCTCCTCATGCACGAGGCGCGGGCGGTGGCGGATGCCCTGCTGGGGGACGTCCTGCGGCTGCCGGTGGCCAAGGCCCTGGACGTTGGCACCGCCGCGGGCATGGACCGCGCTGTAGCCCTGCTTGCCGCGCGCCTCCGTCGCGCCGTCGGGCGCGCGGACGTGGACGCCATGCGAGAGGCAGTGGCTGTCCTCGACGTGGACTGGAGGACGACGACAGCAGCCCAACGCAGGCGCCTCGTCGCCCAGGCCCTGGAGGCGGCCGGCCGGCAGACAGCCGTCATTCCCGCCCGCATCCAGGCGCCCCTCGGCGACGCGGCCGAGGAGGTGGTGGCGTCCACCCGCAGCCACGCCCGGCGCGAGCAGGGCCTCGCCCTCGCCGCCCGCTTCAACGCCGTCGACAGGCGCGTGGCCCAGCACATCGTCCGCACCCAGGGAAACTTCGTCCGGGACGAGTACGGGCGCCGGCTGGACGCCTTCGGCGAGGAGGTCCGGCGTCTCGTGGCCGAGGGACTGGAGGCCGGCCTCGGAAGAAGCGACATCGCCGAGTCCTTGGAGAGGGCCGCGCGCGGCGCCCTCATCGAGCGGGCCCCCTTCTACTGGGAGGTGGTGGCAAGCCACTTCATCGGCCAGGGGCGCTCCTTCGCCCAGGTGAGCAGCTACGCCGAGGCCGGCATCCGCCGCTACCGCATTGAAGCCGTCCTCGACGAGGCCACCACCCAGGTGTGCCGATTCCTCCATGGGCGGACATTCGCAGTGGCCGATGCCCTCCAGCGCTTCGAGCGCGTCGAGTCGCTCGAGCGGCCGGAGGACGTGAAGCAGGAGCTGCCCTGGGTGAGGGAGCGCCTCGACGCGGACACCGGGCGTGCCCTCCTCTACGTCAACCGAGGTGGCCAGGAAACGCGCCTGGCCGAGGTGCTCCGCTCCGCCGCCAGCACACGCGACGACGTCGGCGAGTTCCGCGCGCTCGCTTCGGACAGGCAGCTCGCGGACGCGGGCGTGGGCTTCCCTCCATTCCACGGCCTCTGCCGCACGACGACGCTCGCCGTCACTTAG
- a CDS encoding DNA adenine methylase, whose translation MGDTLAKALARARHVLKSLQGEPVEKTIWGSPAGKKRLAKRLVAMLPAHKTYVEPFAGSAAVLFEKAASDVEAINDADTAIADAYRLIQKLTPAGMAKLKKLPWVGDEKTFKSLFDAKPKGDVERLHRFLYLTHFSYGKLRGRSFSPNGMGVEAKTLARIEQFAPRLKRVKVYSGDYEKVVRKYDGKDTVFFLDPPYPGYNVDVGEGDFDEERFYGVLKSLKGRWLMTYGIRGKLPGMLKGSGFLVKRIRTPRTIAAMRGVGGSSVLTQLLVSN comes from the coding sequence ATGGGTGACACCCTCGCCAAGGCCCTCGCTCGGGCCCGCCACGTCCTGAAGTCCCTCCAGGGCGAGCCGGTGGAGAAAACCATCTGGGGCAGCCCCGCAGGCAAGAAGCGCCTGGCGAAGCGCCTGGTGGCCATGCTGCCCGCGCACAAGACGTATGTGGAGCCCTTCGCCGGCAGCGCCGCCGTCCTCTTCGAGAAGGCTGCCTCGGACGTCGAAGCCATCAACGACGCCGACACCGCAATCGCCGACGCCTACCGGCTCATCCAGAAGCTGACGCCCGCGGGCATGGCCAAGCTGAAGAAGCTGCCGTGGGTGGGCGACGAGAAGACGTTCAAGAGCCTCTTCGACGCGAAGCCGAAGGGCGACGTGGAGCGCCTGCACCGATTCCTCTACCTGACGCACTTCTCCTACGGGAAGCTGCGCGGTCGCAGCTTCAGCCCCAACGGCATGGGCGTCGAGGCGAAGACGCTCGCTCGCATTGAGCAGTTCGCTCCGCGCCTCAAGCGCGTGAAGGTGTACAGCGGCGACTACGAGAAGGTGGTCCGCAAGTACGACGGGAAGGACACCGTCTTCTTCCTGGACCCTCCCTACCCCGGCTACAACGTCGACGTCGGCGAGGGCGACTTCGACGAGGAGCGCTTCTATGGCGTCCTCAAGTCACTGAAGGGCCGCTGGCTCATGACGTATGGCATCCGGGGGAAGTTGCCTGGGATGCTGAAGGGCTCCGGATTCCTCGTGAAGCGCATCCGGACGCCTCGCACCATCGCCGCCATGCGCGGCGTGGGCGGCTCCTCCGTGCTGACGCAGCTGCTCGTCTCCAACTA